CAAATAGTTAACGAAAACTAAGGATAGTTGGATTACACAACTCGGTGTTCATCATGTTTAAGTGGAATTTGACACATACACAATGTGTACATAACAATCtacagtttctttttttaatgacaATTCTGCATATATCAGTTTCTTTTTTGCTCAAAGCTATGCCAATTCCTTATATCTACAGTGCAAGCTCACAACCATGAACCTTGAAACAATTTCCACATTATGAGCTGGAAAGATATTCAGCAATTTGAGGAGCCAAAAAACTGACGATCAAGCAAAGAGCACTTCAAAATGAGACCGTTCCGAGACCAACTCACTTCTACCAAACTATAATTCCATATTACCTGTCAATTGTTTGGGTTGGAAAATTCATGGTCAAACCATGTAGGTCATGCCAACCTGCATCATATGTGAATGGGGTACACTTAAATTTGTGATCCCACTTCGGCAGTTCTTTCTCAGAAAGgcataaaaatagtttataattaGCTTCTTGATAAACCATGAGTCTTTTCTTGCTCTTATATCCCCGTGACCAAGAAGATAAACAACTCCAGATTCTTTAGCCTTGCGTATAAAAGATAGCTCTCTTTCGAGACTCTGCTCAGCATCAAGCACTGGGGGCTTAGGAGATTCAGGGTTTGCTTCCTCAGATGTGCTTGCTTCAAAATTGGGTATGGGTATGGTTGTATCATTAAAATCAGCCAGAAGAGGAACACCAAGTGAATAAACACTCCCATTGGGAGCTATGAGAACCCTAGAACCAGAGTACTCATCCTCAGAATCAGTATCATCATCCCCTTCACTCTCGAGCGACCTTTCCTGAGCCTCACGACGTATAAACTTCTCTAAGCTCTCCATCAGCAGTTGCTCAAAAGTTTGGTGATTTTCTTTGCGAACATCTTTGTAACCATACCTGTTGAAGATATAAAATTTCTAATCAGGGTTATAggattgacaaaaaaaaaaaacactttaattACAGGGACAGCATATACTATtgagaaaattacaaaaaagatATCTTAGTAAAAAGTATTCCAGTTTATGACTCGAAAGAGTGGCTGAGGAGCAACCATTTATTAACTCAGTTAACCACTTACTAGTCGTTCCTGAACCAAGTACTTTTACCAACAATCACATATTTGTGACTTTTACTTGTATTATTTGACGAACTTATTCCCTTGAGAAATGTCCATGTCAAACTAATAGCACATTTCCAAAAGTAATATGTAGGCCTTTTTTCAAAATCCATTCAGCTTTTCAAAAGTTCACACCTCAACAGAACTAACAAAGGTACACAATACACAATATcccaaaatgtaaaatatttagcTTGTTACCTGGCAATACAGCGAAATATATGATAGCTTCTCTGGCAAACTCGCCTAAAAAGGAACCTTTCACTTTGAGGCACCATAGGGACTGGAACATACTTAATACTCACAAATATGATCATAGAGTGTACTGCTGGAAGTGTGGTTAGAAAATGCCCAAAAATGCCTGGAATTCCTTTGACCAACTCATTATAGAGCAAACCAATCCCAGGAGCTCGTATTGTCCCAAGATTGCAGCCTAATTCTCGCATCAAATCCATTGACAGCTTTTGCTTTACTTCAGTTTCATACTTGAGCTTGCTCCCATAATTCCAtacaaacattataaaaaacattattacagCAAAGACCAATATAATCCAACTTCCATCCGTTACACTCCACAGAACTGATGAAAAGAAAGTCAACTCCAATCCCAGGAAGACTACAGCAAAACTCAGCACTACAATGATGTGTATCTGCCATATAAGAAGCATAACAAGAGTTACTAAAATAGTGGTCATCATCATCACCCCCAGCTCAGCAATGCCTGAAAGACGACAAAGGAACAAGCTGAAAACAAATGCATATTTTGTATAATGtagtaaaattataataaaggtAAATTCAGTGCATAACAACCAAAGAAAGATTAACTCCCTCCTCCTGTCTAAGCTGGAAGaatcaaattattattgatgtattcattttacaaatttaaacttaaaggTGAAAGCATTTCCTGAAGTAGACTCCATGTTTCCAATGAGTTCTTGGGTTTTGATTCTTATCAGTGGGTAAGCCCTTGTTGAAGCTTGTGATGTGTTCTAACCTTGAAATAGGGTAACCTGCCTGCACCCAACTattaaataccaaaaaaatgGAGCAATGTTTGATCACATCCATTAGGAATAAAATGATAGCTGCCACCTCTTAAAAGTGTTGTGAATGCAAGCAAAAGTATCTTTATTGTTAAGAATGtcatttttctgaaaataaagTCTGTTTGAAAAACACCACAATGATGGTTTTTATACGCATTCAAGGTTTTTTAAAAGCAAACTGGTTCCTCTTAAACAAGGCTCCACCTTCACTATTACTATTCTTCAACTATAGTTGAGGATATCCAAGTGAAATCATAAGAGAGGCTCAATGTCTTACCAAGTAATTGCAGTATCTATAAGCTTCTTAAGCAACTATATACAGTTGATCCCATTGAAAAGGTgacattatttacaatttgaTATGCAATATGTGTATATGGCTGATAACTTTAACAAAATTATCTATggagataaaaataaagaaattgaaacaaaatcattaccatATGCATTTCCAATCTCATCAATGCTGGATATAGAACAGACAAGCACCAAAGAAACAGCCAAGAGAAACCAGTTTATGACAGGGATATAGATCTGGCCCATGAATTTCCGAGAggtatgaattattttaagacGAGGGAAACAACCAAGAGCAGCTGACTGTTTTATACAAGAAAATGTGGCTGTTGTCATAGCCCGACTTGCAATTAATGCAGCAATGTTAGCAATGAGGAAAGTTGGCCAGAATGCACCACCTGAAGACACAAAATAGTATCACATGAAGATTCTGTAAAGGGCAAAGACATATCGCTGAAAACATTATAAACACTAGTGCAGAAACTAAATAAACTATCACTTACTTGGAACAGAAGAATAAAAGGCATTACCAGCATCAGCATGGTTTTCCATAAGGTATGCAGCTTGACCCAAATAACCCAACAGTAGGCATGGTAAAACAAGAAATACAAATGTAAGCTACAAACAAACCACCATCAGTTTCATCAAAATATTAGTTGATAACATACAGAAAGTAAAACGGAAACAGAAGTTGTCAATTATAACATAGACATCATTCATTACCTGAACTGATTGTACAGAGAAATAGCAAAGATCTGCAAACATAGCCTCAGAGCCTGTAACATGGCCCAGTAACAATGTTAATCAGcagttcaaaaaaatttataactgcTAGCAATACCTAAATGCAAATTGCATATTCACCACATTACAATATCAAGAGATTTTGGTTTGGGGAGCGGAGGATACTGTGATAGAGCAATGAACCCTCAAATTCTGATAAAAGTCATTAGGCATGTTATTCCACCTCAGATAAATAGTGAACAGAAACTTAAGGCCTATTTGTTTTACAATCAAGAATCAATTTTCCCACACCGTGTACATGTTCCGATGTTAAATTTGTGGTTGTGATCAATATTGACACACATCCCAATTTCATTCGACAGTTCAAAATCATTcctatcaaaatcaattctactCAACTACAAAACAATGGGTACTTAGACATTGGCCATTGCAACTGCTAGCAAAGAATTTGGTTTATAAATACAGAACAGACCCACCAACTGAATCAAATCCACAAATATACATGACAAGCAGAATATGCATTACTGAAATCAACATATCCATGATCCTGCATTTATGGGCTTACCAGTTGCACAAAGAAGACAGCCCCCAAGAGAATACCATGCTTTAGTTGAATTCCTTgcaaagaaataatatatatgaatagGATTAAATGCCCTCAAAACACTGCTGTCATATTTGACAAGGTTGAATATACCAATGCCCGCAAGAGAACAAAACCATATAAACAAAGCAGGTCCTACAGCAAGCCCCACTTTACTTGTTCCATACTTCTGTACACTAAACAAAATGACAAGGCAGGCAACAGAAATCATCACCACTTCATCTGCataataaaggaaaaagaagaaaagattaaTCCAACTACAAAAGTGATACTAAAATTACAATATTTAGCCAATTTCTGCTACAGTCTCCATCAGGATTAACTAAACTATAGGAAACACATCCCATATTATTACACTTTGGTCGGATTGACATACACAGCATAAGCATTCTACAAACACATGACTGAATTTGGTCAATGTTAGGACCAAACAACTAAGACAAcattaaatacaaaaaggcaGCCTAAAAGctattttataggaaaaagagataaaaaatattccaaAGAGGAAAGACAGAAGTCTAAGTTCTCTGGATGATATgccaataacaacatcaattgcaggtattaattaataactattAAAGATACATTTGTTAAGAAATTAGCACAATACCTTGCTTAATTGCATCTACCCCAACTTTCAAACCATTAAGAGATGATAGTACTgcagaataaaaaagatataaagtAAGAATTAATATGAAGAAATAGAGAAAAGTAGTGGTTATTGAAAGGCAACAGTGGCCCGGTACACAAGCAACAAGATGACAATACAAGTATGACATTAGTAATTAGAATACATGCACAACAGCAAAAAGCAACCTGACATTGCTGGTGTAACAACCCCGTTAGCCATCACCATGGAAATACCAGCAAGAACAAATAATAGTAGAATCTTCTTCAGAGTCACTGAAGTCTCTAGCCTCTCCTTGATTTTTAAAGACCTTTCAAGCTCAGGAGACGGCACCTTTAGCCTAAAGCTTGATATTCGGGCATCCGATCGCAACTGATTGGGAAGAAGACTCACCTTAGCATTTCGACAAATCAACGAGTACAACGCAAAAGTACCACCTGTGCAGCAGTTTTAAAACAACCATAAACTCAAGTGCAGAacagaaaaagaattatttttaaaatgctcAATTTAGCATACCTTCCCCATCGTCGTTGGCCCACAGAACAACAAGGACGTACTTCACTAACGGAATCAAGATTAAAGTGTACAAAACAAGCGACAAGGCTCCAAGAATATCTTCATTTCCCTTAATAGGAGCCTTCCTAAACATAACACTGAAGGTATACAAAGGACTCGTTCCAACATCGCCAAAGACAACACCGAGAGTTTGAAAAGCCAACAAAATTCCTTTTCCCACACTAACATCCTGCAACAGGACACGAGCAATAAGAGAGTGAAAACAACACAAACCAGCCACAACAGCACATCACTAACACGTGACTAATCCAATCCAATGCTTCCAATGAGGAAATCAAGCTTGGGAatcaagtcttttt
This genomic interval from Glycine max cultivar Williams 82 chromosome 5, Glycine_max_v4.0, whole genome shotgun sequence contains the following:
- the LOC100803841 gene encoding potassium transporter 7 isoform X2, which encodes MANPKTKSHHSLGGEDDPDSTESRWVFQEDEDPSEIEDFDAADLRHQSMFDSDDEDNAEQRLVRTGPRIDSFDVEALEVPGAHRNDYEDVSVGKGILLAFQTLGVVFGDVGTSPLYTFSVMFRKAPIKGNEDILGALSLVLYTLILIPLVKYVLVVLWANDDGEGGTFALYSLICRNAKVSLLPNQLRSDARISSFRLKVPSPELERSLKIKERLETSVTLKKILLLFVLAGISMVMANGVVTPAMSVLSSLNGLKVGVDAIKQDEVVMISVACLVILFSVQKYGTSKVGLAVGPALFIWFCSLAGIGIFNLVKYDSSVLRAFNPIHIYYFFARNSTKAWYSLGGCLLCATGSEAMFADLCYFSVQSVQLTFVFLVLPCLLLGYLGQAAYLMENHADAATFSCIKQSAALGCFPRLKIIHTSRKFMGQIYIPVINWFLLAVSLVLVCSISSIDEIGNAYGIAELGVMMMTTILVTLVMLLIWQIHIIVVLSFAVVFLGLELTFFSSVLWSVTDGSWIILVFAVIMFFIMFVWNYGSKLKYETEVKQKLSMDLMRELGCNLGTIRAPGIGLLYNELVKGIPGIFGHFLTTLPAVHSMIIFVSIKYVPVPMVPQSERFLFRRVCQRSYHIFRCIARYGYKDVRKENHQTFEQLLMESLEKFIRREAQERSLESEGDDDTDSEDEYSGSRVLIAPNGSVYSLGVPLLADFNDTTIPIPNFEASTSEEANPESPKPPVLDAEQSLERELSFIRKAKESGVVYLLGHGDIRARKDSWFIKKLIINYFYAFLRKNCRSGITNLSVPHSHMMQVGMTYMV
- the LOC100803841 gene encoding potassium transporter 7 isoform X1; this translates as MANPKTKSHHSLGGEDDPDSTESRWVFQEDEDPSEIEDFDAADLRHQSMFDSDDEDNAEQRLVRTGPRIDSFDVEALEVPGAHRNDYEDVSVGKGILLAFQTLGVVFGDVGTSPLYTFSVMFRKAPIKGNEDILGALSLVLYTLILIPLVKYVLVVLWANDDGEGGTFALYSLICRNAKVSLLPNQLRSDARISSFRLKVPSPELERSLKIKERLETSVTLKKILLLFVLAGISMVMANGVVTPAMSVLSSLNGLKVGVDAIKQDEVVMISVACLVILFSVQKYGTSKVGLAVGPALFIWFCSLAGIGIFNLVKYDSSVLRAFNPIHIYYFFARNSTKAWYSLGGCLLCATGSEAMFADLCYFSVQSVQLTFVFLVLPCLLLGYLGQAAYLMENHADAGNAFYSSVPSGAFWPTFLIANIAALIASRAMTTATFSCIKQSAALGCFPRLKIIHTSRKFMGQIYIPVINWFLLAVSLVLVCSISSIDEIGNAYGIAELGVMMMTTILVTLVMLLIWQIHIIVVLSFAVVFLGLELTFFSSVLWSVTDGSWIILVFAVIMFFIMFVWNYGSKLKYETEVKQKLSMDLMRELGCNLGTIRAPGIGLLYNELVKGIPGIFGHFLTTLPAVHSMIIFVSIKYVPVPMVPQSERFLFRRVCQRSYHIFRCIARYGYKDVRKENHQTFEQLLMESLEKFIRREAQERSLESEGDDDTDSEDEYSGSRVLIAPNGSVYSLGVPLLADFNDTTIPIPNFEASTSEEANPESPKPPVLDAEQSLERELSFIRKAKESGVVYLLGHGDIRARKDSWFIKKLIINYFYAFLRKNCRSGITNLSVPHSHMMQVGMTYMV